The Anaerolineales bacterium region AGCGGCACCACATAATCCGGTTCCAGACCCAGGCCGTGGATCTGGCGGCCATCCGGCGTTAGCCAGCGGGCGATCGTGACGCGCAGGGCGCCCTGGTCGTCCGAGAGCATGCGCGTGATCTGCACCGAGCCCTTGCCAAAGGTGGTTTCACCCACCAGCGGTGCGCGGCCATAATCCTGCAGCGCACCGGCCAGGATCTCAGAAGCCGAAGCCGAGCCCTGGTTCACCAGCACAACCATGGGGATCCCGGTGGCAACGCCGCCCTCTTCCACTTCATACGTATAGCGTGAGCCGTCGTTGTAGTCTTCCAGCAGCACCACGCCATCCGTCAAAAATTCAGAGGTGATCTCGACCGCCGTGTCCAGATAGCCGCCGCCGTTGTTACGCAGGTCGACGATCAGGCCGCTCGGGTTCTGGGCCAGCAGGTCTTCCAATGCAACCTGCAGATCGCGCCCCGAGTCGGCGCCGAAGGTGAACAGCTGCACATAGGCAATGTTGCCCTCCAGCATCTCGCTTTCCACGCTCGGCACAATGATGCGGCTGCGCACGATCGTTACGTCGAAGGGCTCCTCGCCCTCGCGGCCGATCGTCAGCGTGACCGGCGTGCCGGCCGGGCCGAGAATGCGGTTGACCGCCAGCGAGCTGTCGATCTTGCTCATGTCTTCGCCGTCAATGGCCAGCACCTGGTCACCCGGGCGCAGGCCGGCGGCTTCCGCGGGAGAGCCTTCCATCGGCGCAATGATCACCACGTAATCGCCGCCGGTGTCCACCCAGGCGCCAATGCCTTCATAGTTGCCTTGCAGCTCCAGGTCGGCTTGGAACAGTTGCACGGGGTCCATGAAGCCTGTGTGCTGGTCGCCCATGGCGGCCACCGCGCCGTGCAGGGCATCCCGCATCAGCTGCTCGTAGCTGGTGTCCAGTTCGACGCCGCTGTACTGCACTCGGCGCCAGGTCTCCCAGAACGGCAGCATCGCATCGTACAGCTGAGGCGGCGTATTCGCCTCGTCGGCCAGTTGGCTGGTGGGCGGGGCATCTGCCGCCGGTGTCAGCGTGGCCAGGTCAACTTCCAGCGCTTCCAGGCTGGCCTTCAGGCCATCGTGTGCGCCCTGGGCATACACCGTGTCGTTGACCGGCTGGTCATAAAAGTCCTGGTGCAGAATATCATTGACTTCCCAGACGGGGTTGAACAGACGCCCCAGGTCTATATTGCTGCCTACCGGGGTCTGCACTTCCGGTTCAGCCGGAGTGGGTTTGTTCTCTTCCAGCAAAGATTGAGGGTCGTTCAATATCTGGGCTATGTCATCCCGCAAGGTCCAGCCAAATACGGCTACGCTGGTAACACAAACGCACATGGCAATCAGAATCAAAGCCACAAGAATGGCAACAAGCGGTTTATTTGATTTCATAGGACGGTCCGTTCTGATGGGGTGGCGAATAGGTTTTTCAATTTGGGTAAGCGTATCACGGGCGGATTAGAGCGGTATAAACATTCACTCGTCTTTCTTCAAGGCCTCCACCTTGCGGGCCAGTTCTTCCAAGCGCTCATCTTCCGGCTTCCAGGGGTCGCGGGCGCCCTTGAAGATCTTTTTGGCGATCTCGATCTGTCCAATGGCGCTGCCTCGCCGCGCCCCCGCATACAGTACCGCTAAAATGCCCACCGCCACGAACAGCGTCAGGCAAATGATCACGATGGCGCGTTCACCCATGCGGCAATTCTACCAGCGCGGGCATCGCCTCGATCAGCTGCTCTACCCGGGCAATGCTGACATCCGCCGCCGAGTCCGGCTCCCCGCTGCCCACCAGCGCCGCAGACGCGCCCAGCTGCTTGGCCGCCGCCAGGTTCACCGGCATGTCATCCACGAACAGCGCCTGGCTGGCTGCCGTCCCGCTGCGCTCGAAGGCTAGCTGGTAGGCGAAGGGGTCCGGCTTGCTCTGGAATTGCATCGCGCGCACATCCACAATGTCGGCAAAGTGTCGCTCCACGCCCAGTGCCCGCAGCACCCGCTCCGCATGAAAGCTGGCCGAATTGGTGAAGATGTACTTGGCCTGTGGCAGCTGGGTCAGCATCGCATCCAGGCCTGGGTTGGGCGTCACCAGCTCCTCGATCGGCAGCTCATGCGTATAGCGCAAATAATCCTCGGCATCAATGGCGTGGTGCTTCTGCAGCCCGCGCAGCGAGGTGCCGTACGTCTTCAAGTAAAACTCGCGCACGCCAGGCACTTCCGCCTCAGGGATGCCAACTACTTCGTGCATATATTGGGCGATCCGCCCGCGCAGCGCGTCCCACACCCCGCTGTCCTTGGGATACAGAGTGTCGTCCAGGTCAAAGAAGATGGTGCGGATGAGCATGGGGAATAGTGAGGGCTACTTGCCGCGCGTTTTGCTGCGAATGCTCGGCAAATGAAAGTCCACCATGTCCCGCGGCGCCCGCCGCGGCAGCTTCAGCGCCTTGTCATACTGTGCGAACAAGGTATCGAACGAATTTTGCCAGCTCTGCGTCTGCGCCTTCTTGTATCCCGCCTTGCCCATCTGTTTCAACAGGGCCGGGTCGCCCGCCAGCTTCTTGACCGCCTTGAACAAGCGCTCCGGGCTCTCCGAGGGGTATTGCAGGCCGGTCTTGCCATTGTCCACCAGGTCCACCACGCCGCCCGAGTTGGGGGCGATCACCGGCAGGCCGGATGCCATCGCTTCCACCACCACGTTGCCGTAAGTCTCCTCGGCGCCGGTGAACACGAACAGGTCACCGGAGGCATATGCCTGCGCCAGGTTCTCGCCGCGCAGATACCCGGTGAAGACGGTGGGCGTGTTCTTGAATACGCGCTCCAGCCGTTTGCGGTCCGGCCCGTCGCCTACGATTGCCAAGCGCAGGCCGGGAATGTCCCGCGCGATCGGCAGCAACAGGTCCACCCGCTTCTCGCGTGAAAGCCGGCTGACAAAGATCGCCAGCACCTTGCCGTCTTCACCGCCGGTCAGCTTCTTGCGCCATTTGGCCGTGCGCTTCTTGGGAGAGAAGCGCTCCAGGTCCACGCCGCCCGGCCACACCGTCAGCCGCTTGAAGCCTTTGGCTACCAGCTGTTTGCGCGTAAAGTTGGAAGGTACCAGGTTGATATCCGCCCGGTTGTGAATGAACTTGTAGAACTGGAACACCGGCTCAGATACCATGCCCATCTTCCAGCGCCGCGCGAAGCCAGATACGTCTGTCTGGTACGAGGCCACCACCGGGATGGAATGCTTCAGCGCCACCCGCAGCCCGGCGATCCCCAGCGAGGTGGGGTTGACCAGGTGGATCAGGTCAGGCTTGAAGTCCAGCACTTTCTTCTCCACCCGCGCCACCGGCGTAGCGATGCGCAGCTCAGGGTAGAACGGGGTCTTCATGCTGCGGTGGCGTGAGACCGGCGTACCCGCATAGCGCTCGATCGATCCGCTGGGGGCGAACAGCAGGCTGTCATGCCCTTCTTCTTTTAGATAGTCAAATAGATGGGTCAGGGTGATAACAATGCCGTCGATCTTGGGCAAAAAGGTCTCAGTGAAATAGGCGATGCGCATAGTGAGGCCAGGGCAATTTTACTCGTGTTCACAGGCTCCCCAGCCTGGGTAAATTCCTAGCGCCATTAGGGTTTGGCTGATAGGTTAGTTGAAAGCTACAGGACTTCTACATACACCTGGCTGGTAATGCGCGGCCCCAGCACGATCTCATCCTTGCGCCCGCGCAGCTTCACATGCAGGTTGCCGTCAAACTCAGAGAAAGCCGTCACGGTCAGCTCGGCGCTTGGCACTACGCCCAGCTCGCTCAGGTGCAGCAGCAGGTCTGCCATGCTGTCACGCACCCGCGTCACACGGGCGCGCTGGCCCGGGCGCAGGGCGCTCAGCGGCGTCTCGTCGCTCTCCGGCAGGCTCAGGTCCATCCGTGGGATCGGGTCGCCGTGCGGGTCAATGCGCGGGTCGCCCAGCGCCTCGGCGATGCGTTGCTCGAACTGCTCGCTGATCACATGTTCCAGGCGGTCAGCTTCTTCGTGCACTTCGTGCCACTCATAGCCCAGGATCTGGTGCAAAAACAGCTCCAGCAGGCGGTGGTGCCGAATGGTTTCCAGCGCCACGCGCTCGCCTTGCTCGGTCAGCAGCACGCCGCGGTGCTTCTGGTACTCCACCAACGCCGGTTGCGTGCTGGCCAGCTTTTGCAGCATGCCCGTCACCGAGGCCGGCGCTACGTTCAGATACTCAGCCAGCGCGTTGGTAGACGCGCGTCCCTCGCCCCGTGTCAGTTCGTAGATCGCCTTGAGATAATCCTCAATGGATTGGGAAAGCGGCTCTTTTGCATTCGCCGCAGGTTTAGGCATAACGAAAGTGTATACGCCGCAGTTGGCAGTGTCAATCCAAATTGCTTATACTGCCCAAGAA contains the following coding sequences:
- a CDS encoding glycosyltransferase family 1 protein; protein product: MRIAYFTETFLPKIDGIVITLTHLFDYLKEEGHDSLLFAPSGSIERYAGTPVSRHRSMKTPFYPELRIATPVARVEKKVLDFKPDLIHLVNPTSLGIAGLRVALKHSIPVVASYQTDVSGFARRWKMGMVSEPVFQFYKFIHNRADINLVPSNFTRKQLVAKGFKRLTVWPGGVDLERFSPKKRTAKWRKKLTGGEDGKVLAIFVSRLSREKRVDLLLPIARDIPGLRLAIVGDGPDRKRLERVFKNTPTVFTGYLRGENLAQAYASGDLFVFTGAEETYGNVVVEAMASGLPVIAPNSGGVVDLVDNGKTGLQYPSESPERLFKAVKKLAGDPALLKQMGKAGYKKAQTQSWQNSFDTLFAQYDKALKLPRRAPRDMVDFHLPSIRSKTRGK
- a CDS encoding metal-dependent transcriptional regulator, producing MPKPAANAKEPLSQSIEDYLKAIYELTRGEGRASTNALAEYLNVAPASVTGMLQKLASTQPALVEYQKHRGVLLTEQGERVALETIRHHRLLELFLHQILGYEWHEVHEEADRLEHVISEQFEQRIAEALGDPRIDPHGDPIPRMDLSLPESDETPLSALRPGQRARVTRVRDSMADLLLHLSELGVVPSAELTVTAFSEFDGNLHVKLRGRKDEIVLGPRITSQVYVEVL
- a CDS encoding pyrimidine 5'-nucleotidase produces the protein MLIRTIFFDLDDTLYPKDSGVWDALRGRIAQYMHEVVGIPEAEVPGVREFYLKTYGTSLRGLQKHHAIDAEDYLRYTHELPIEELVTPNPGLDAMLTQLPQAKYIFTNSASFHAERVLRALGVERHFADIVDVRAMQFQSKPDPFAYQLAFERSGTAASQALFVDDMPVNLAAAKQLGASAALVGSGEPDSAADVSIARVEQLIEAMPALVELPHG
- a CDS encoding S41 family peptidase, which codes for MKSNKPLVAILVALILIAMCVCVTSVAVFGWTLRDDIAQILNDPQSLLEENKPTPAEPEVQTPVGSNIDLGRLFNPVWEVNDILHQDFYDQPVNDTVYAQGAHDGLKASLEALEVDLATLTPAADAPPTSQLADEANTPPQLYDAMLPFWETWRRVQYSGVELDTSYEQLMRDALHGAVAAMGDQHTGFMDPVQLFQADLELQGNYEGIGAWVDTGGDYVVIIAPMEGSPAEAAGLRPGDQVLAIDGEDMSKIDSSLAVNRILGPAGTPVTLTIGREGEEPFDVTIVRSRIIVPSVESEMLEGNIAYVQLFTFGADSGRDLQVALEDLLAQNPSGLIVDLRNNGGGYLDTAVEITSEFLTDGVVLLEDYNDGSRYTYEVEEGGVATGIPMVVLVNQGSASASEILAGALQDYGRAPLVGETTFGKGSVQITRMLSDDQGALRVTIARWLTPDGRQIHGLGLEPDYVVPLTQEDVDAGRDPQLDEAIRLLSGN